ATTTTTTCGGCTGGCTGATCCCTGCAGGCAAGGGCAGGGTCCGTATCGGTCTCTGCACAAAAACACAGGCACCGGAACGGTTTGCCGCATTTGTGAAACGGTTCGGGACAACCTTCACGCATATTGTCACCGGAACGCTGCCGCTCGGCCTGATGCCACGGACATACGGGCACCGGACGTTATTTGTGGGTGATGCTGCCGGGTTTCCGAAGCCAACGTCGGGCGGAGGGATATATACCGGTATCCGCTCTGCGCGGCACGCGGCTGCAGTGGCAGCGGATGCCTGCGAACAGGGGAGGTTTGATGATGCGGTGCTCGCCGGTTACGAGCAGCGGTGGAAGGCAGATATCGGGCGTGAACTCGAGCTGGGGTTCCGGCTCTATGCCATGCGTCAGGAGATGTCTCCGGAAGATATTGACCGGATCCTGAGGGCGCTCAATGACCCGGAGGTCGTTGCCACCATCGTGCAGTACGGCGATATGGACCGCCCCGGAACTCTGGTTAGAAAACTGCTAAAAAAACCCGCGATTCTTGCCTTGGCCGGACCGCTGCTGAAATCCGGTATCCGCTCGCTCGTTGGATGACCGGGAAAAATCCGGTAGCTCCCTGACGGGCCTGGACGCGGGTGCCTATGCATCCCTTCTTTTCAGCAGATCCGGCCGGATATGCACCAGATATGCCACCATGAACCCGGTGATCACCGACTCGATCACGGCAACAGCAAGGTTAATTGCGACGAGAAGTGAGAGCCCGGCAAGGACCTGATCCGCGCTCTGGGTAACCCCCTGGATCCCGGAGATGAGGATAATGGCAACCATGACCCCATTGCCGCAAACAAGCCCGGAAAATGTCGCAGTGGCGGCACAGACAAACGGGCTTTTTACTGCTTTTGAAAACAGGTAATAGAGGGCTCCTGCCACCACCACTTCGGTCACGTTGACAAGCACGTTTGCCCCGATCATGCTCCAGCCGCCATGCCCGATTGCGGCGGCGAGGATATTGATAATGAATACAATGAGGCAGCCGACGGCCGGGCCGGTGAGGATGCCAACCAGCGGGGTCATGCTGAGGTGGACCCCGCCGGCAACCGGTATCTCGAATAAAAAGACCACGAACAACGCTGCGGTGCAGAACCCGGCGAGCGTGACAAGGCGGCCGTCGATCTTTTTTACTGACCGCAGCCAGAGAACCGAACCCCCGATAATCAGGATTGCGGCGATCCACCAGACCGCGACCCAGAACAGTGCCAGTGTCCCGTCTTCAAGATGTATATGTGCCATGATCGTTCACCGGATGCTGTAACTTTGGGGGTTGTTGTATTCTCATCACTCACCATTATCGCAGGAAAATATCAAGGTTATTGAAAAGTTGGGCTTACTCCAATTTTTTTATATCGCGCAGGTCTCCCCCCTTTCATTCACGAAGCTTGGCAATGACTTCGTCCAGCCGGACCGGCTGCCCGCGTGGGCTGATTTCATGCCGGGCGCAGTATTCGAGATATACCCGGACCAGCACCGGAATTTTCAAACCTGCCTCTGCGATAAGGTCCGGGTCATAGAAGATCTCCGCAGGAGCACCTTCGGCAAAAACCGAACCGTTTTTTACCAGGCACACCCGGTCAGCGATCCGTGCGGCAAGGTCGAGGTCATGGGTTGCGATCACAACACTGATGCCATGCCGGTTCTTGAAATCGAGGATGAGCCTCTCGATCATCTCACAGTGAACAGGGTCAAGATCCGAGGTCGGTTCGTCGAGTGCGATAATCCGGGGCTTCATGGCAAGGATACCGGCGATCGAGACCAGCCGTTTCTGTCCCCCGCTCAGATAGTTGGGCAATTTGTGGATGAGATCCGCAGCACCCACCGCTTCAAGCGCGCCCATCGCAGCCGTTTTTGCTTCAGCAACGGACATGCCCATGTTAAGGGGCCCGAACATCACATCATCGATGACGGTCGGGGCAAAGAGCTGGTCTTCAGACCGCTGGAACACGATGCCCACCTCCTTCCAGAGATCTTTGCGTTCTCCGCCGACAATCGACCTGCCATTGACCCAGATATCTCCCTGCGAAGGGGTGAGGAGCCCGTTTAAGTGTTCGATCAACGTGGACTTGCCCGATCCGTTGGGACCGCAGAGCGCGACAATCTCGTTTTTTAACACGGAGAAGCACATGTCGTGGATCCCAACACTCCCGTCAGGGTAGGTATGGCTGGCACAGTCCACATGGATCAGTTCCCGTTCCCGGTCAACGGGCGGGCAGTGGGGGGCAAGGGGATCCCTGCGTATTACCGTCATGTTACTACCCACCTGTGCCTGGAACCATCCACGTGACAATGGCAATCGTGATCGCAAACGCGCAAATGACCCCGTAACCGCACCAGCCGGGTCGCGGGATTCCAGTCCCTGCAACGTACGACCCCTGATATCCGCGTGCATTCATTGCCTTGTTAACCCGTTCCGCCCTTTCGAAGGAACGGATGAACACGAGCGCAAAGATTTCGGCAAACAGCCTTCCCTGCACCCACACGGAACGGATGATCCCGCCGCCCCGGGACCGTACTGCCTTGATCATAGTGCCGGCCATGGCAAGGGTCAGGAACAGAAACCGGTATGCAAGTAAGAAGATCTGGTCAAGGGGAGAGGGAAAAAGGCGGGAGATCATACCTGAGAAGTGCCGGTACCGCGTTGTCATTAAGAAGAACAATGAGAAGGTAACCGATATCATGGCTTTGAGAAGGAGGGTGATCACAAGGATGGCGCCGTTGTCCGATAGTGAAATGGCAACCCCTGCAATCGAAAAAGAGACGAGTGCGGTTCCTGGTTCGCCCCATGCCATGATCCCCACCAGTGAAAGTACAAAC
Above is a genomic segment from Methanoregula sp. containing:
- a CDS encoding ATP-binding cassette domain-containing protein, with amino-acid sequence MTVIRRDPLAPHCPPVDRERELIHVDCASHTYPDGSVGIHDMCFSVLKNEIVALCGPNGSGKSTLIEHLNGLLTPSQGDIWVNGRSIVGGERKDLWKEVGIVFQRSEDQLFAPTVIDDVMFGPLNMGMSVAEAKTAAMGALEAVGAADLIHKLPNYLSGGQKRLVSIAGILAMKPRIIALDEPTSDLDPVHCEMIERLILDFKNRHGISVVIATHDLDLAARIADRVCLVKNGSVFAEGAPAEIFYDPDLIAEAGLKIPVLVRVYLEYCARHEISPRGQPVRLDEVIAKLRE
- a CDS encoding cobalt ABC transporter permease, whose amino-acid sequence is MSSTMISQHIPDLDLITAYAERGDSFFSKVSPWTKFAALVCVILLVTLTRNLVVCAGLYLMVLLVYWSAGLPLKKLFAWYLLPLVFVLSLVGIMAWGEPGTALVSFSIAGVAISLSDNGAILVITLLLKAMISVTFSLFFLMTTRYRHFSGMISRLFPSPLDQIFLLAYRFLFLTLAMAGTMIKAVRSRGGGIIRSVWVQGRLFAEIFALVFIRSFERAERVNKAMNARGYQGSYVAGTGIPRPGWCGYGVICAFAITIAIVTWMVPGTGG
- a CDS encoding geranylgeranyl reductase family protein, which codes for MYDVIVIGAGPAGSAAARICAKSGLDTLCIEEHGTVGYPVQCAGLLSNAAFDECGVSQRPVLNTVSGARIVSGYGSELLFDAKTTKAVVVDRCMLDREMAERAADCGAEFRLKTGVYGVNGTTVLTRGINGHEEFSGNLLVAADGPRSTIARLLGMERQKVYLAGIQADMPYECNPSVVEIYPDASPDFFGWLIPAGKGRVRIGLCTKTQAPERFAAFVKRFGTTFTHIVTGTLPLGLMPRTYGHRTLFVGDAAGFPKPTSGGGIYTGIRSARHAAAVAADACEQGRFDDAVLAGYEQRWKADIGRELELGFRLYAMRQEMSPEDIDRILRALNDPEVVATIVQYGDMDRPGTLVRKLLKKPAILALAGPLLKSGIRSLVG
- a CDS encoding energy-coupling factor ABC transporter permease yields the protein MAHIHLEDGTLALFWVAVWWIAAILIIGGSVLWLRSVKKIDGRLVTLAGFCTAALFVVFLFEIPVAGGVHLSMTPLVGILTGPAVGCLIVFIINILAAAIGHGGWSMIGANVLVNVTEVVVAGALYYLFSKAVKSPFVCAATATFSGLVCGNGVMVAIILISGIQGVTQSADQVLAGLSLLVAINLAVAVIESVITGFMVAYLVHIRPDLLKRRDA